A window from Neoarius graeffei isolate fNeoGra1 chromosome 14, fNeoGra1.pri, whole genome shotgun sequence encodes these proteins:
- the LOC132897968 gene encoding uncharacterized protein LOC132897968 isoform X1 — protein sequence MRPCAFLSKTLDSVAQGLPACLRAVAACAVMVTDAERLVLSHPLVLHTSHDVVHVLKNLSTQHLSAQRRSGYESILLATENLTVKPSSSFDSLAHALQRLLNSQDDFLPSETHDCISSILFETSIRPDLRSTPLLSGDSLFVDGSCSRPSDGVFVCGYSVCRLPDETVEAFSLPFSSAQAAELYALTRACVIAQDTDVTIYTDSRYAFGVAHDFGRIWASRGFTTADGIPFPASGVIRFRLIYKEGMVGASRRLLN from the exons atgcggccttgtgcgttcctctctaaaactcttgattctgtggcacagggtctccctgcttgcctcagggcggtggctgcatgtgctgtcatggtcacggacgctgaacggctggttttgtctcacccgctcgttctccacacctcacatgatgtagtgcacgttttaaagaacctcagtacccagcatttatctgcgcagcgtcgctctggatacgagtctattcttttggccaccgaaaaccttactgttaagccctcctcctcctttgattctctcgcgcacgcgcttcagcgcctcctcaattcacaggatgattttcttccttctgaaacacacgactgcatttctagcattcttttcgagacaagtatccgccccgacttacgctccaccccgttactttcaggtgattcgctgtttgtggacggctcgtgctcacgcccctctgacggcgttttcgtgtgtggttattctgtgtgccgccttcctgatgaaactgttgaagctttttctcttcctttctcctcggctcaggctgccgaactatacgctctaacccgtgcatgtgttattgctcaggacacagacgtcactatctacactgattcacgctacgctttcggcgttgctcatgactttggtcggatttgggcttcgcgtgggttcaccactgcagacg ggatcccctttccagcatccggagtgatccggtttcggctgatctacaaagaggggatggtcggtgcgtcccgcagacttctgaactga
- the LOC132897968 gene encoding uncharacterized protein LOC132897968 isoform X3, with the protein MRPCAFLSKTLDSVAQGLPACLRAVAACAVMVTDAERLVLSHPLVLHTSHDVVHVLKNLSTQHLSAQRRSGYESILLATENLTVKPSSSFDSLAHALQRLLNSQDDFLPSETHDCISSILFETSIRPDLRSTPLLSGDSLFVDGSCSRPSDGVFVCGYSVCRLPDETVEAFSLPFSSAQAAELYALTRACVIAQDTDVTIYTDSRYAFGVAHDFGRIWASRGFTTADESCCDNS; encoded by the exons atgcggccttgtgcgttcctctctaaaactcttgattctgtggcacagggtctccctgcttgcctcagggcggtggctgcatgtgctgtcatggtcacggacgctgaacggctggttttgtctcacccgctcgttctccacacctcacatgatgtagtgcacgttttaaagaacctcagtacccagcatttatctgcgcagcgtcgctctggatacgagtctattcttttggccaccgaaaaccttactgttaagccctcctcctcctttgattctctcgcgcacgcgcttcagcgcctcctcaattcacaggatgattttcttccttctgaaacacacgactgcatttctagcattcttttcgagacaagtatccgccccgacttacgctccaccccgttactttcaggtgattcgctgtttgtggacggctcgtgctcacgcccctctgacggcgttttcgtgtgtggttattctgtgtgccgccttcctgatgaaactgttgaagctttttctcttcctttctcctcggctcaggctgccgaactatacgctctaacccgtgcatgtgttattgctcaggacacagacgtcactatctacactgattcacgctacgctttcggcgttgctcatgactttggtcggatttgggcttcgcgtgggttcaccactgcagacg aaagttgctgtgacaatagctga
- the LOC132897968 gene encoding uncharacterized protein LOC132897968 isoform X2, whose amino-acid sequence MRPCAFLSKTLDSVAQGLPACLRAVAACAVMVTDAERLVLSHPLVLHTSHDVVHVLKNLSTQHLSAQRRSGYESILLATENLTVKPSSSFDSLAHALQRLLNSQDDFLPSETHDCISSILFETSIRPDLRSTPLLSGDSLFVDGSCSRPSDGVFVCGYSVCRLPDETVEAFSLPFSSAQAAELYALTRACVIAQDTDVTIYTDSRYAFGVAHDFGRIWASRGFTTADGFCVSESCCDNS is encoded by the exons atgcggccttgtgcgttcctctctaaaactcttgattctgtggcacagggtctccctgcttgcctcagggcggtggctgcatgtgctgtcatggtcacggacgctgaacggctggttttgtctcacccgctcgttctccacacctcacatgatgtagtgcacgttttaaagaacctcagtacccagcatttatctgcgcagcgtcgctctggatacgagtctattcttttggccaccgaaaaccttactgttaagccctcctcctcctttgattctctcgcgcacgcgcttcagcgcctcctcaattcacaggatgattttcttccttctgaaacacacgactgcatttctagcattcttttcgagacaagtatccgccccgacttacgctccaccccgttactttcaggtgattcgctgtttgtggacggctcgtgctcacgcccctctgacggcgttttcgtgtgtggttattctgtgtgccgccttcctgatgaaactgttgaagctttttctcttcctttctcctcggctcaggctgccgaactatacgctctaacccgtgcatgtgttattgctcaggacacagacgtcactatctacactgattcacgctacgctttcggcgttgctcatgactttggtcggatttgggcttcgcgtgggttcaccactgcagacg gtttttgtgtttcagaaagttgctgtgacaatagctga